A genomic stretch from Malus domestica chromosome 15, GDT2T_hap1 includes:
- the LOC103416050 gene encoding BTB/POZ domain-containing protein NPY4-like (The RefSeq protein has 8 substitutions compared to this genomic sequence): MKFMKLGSKPDFFQTDGDTIRYVTTELATDIAVNVGDVKFYLHKFPLLSKSARLQKLVATTNENSDEIHIHDIPGGPAAFEICAKFCYGMTVTLNAYNVVATRCAAEYLEMYETIEKGNLVYKVEVFLNSSVFRSWKDSIIVLQTTRSLVPWSEEVKVVSHCLDSIASKATIDTSKVEWSYMYNHKKLPSNGNDSHWNGVAKQQMVPKDWWVEDLCGLQLDLYKQVITIIKTKGKISGDVIGEALKAYITRRLSDFSKGMIQGDVVKNKSLVETVIHLLPARSVPCSFLLKLLKAARLLECGEVEKCELIRKIGQQLDEATVSDLLIQPPTDETIKYEVDMVQSLIEEFVTHNRSAQTDPSMETEFQEIRSPRLSDTSKVKVAKLVDSYLTEISCDPNLPASKFVHLAEMVSSFSRPTHDGLYRAIDMYLKEHPGISKGEKKRMCKLMDCRKLSVDACMHAVQNERLPLRVVAQVLFFEQIRASASGGSTSIPDLQGSIWALLPGGSHGSSRSTTTNTEDDWDDVPTAEEIKALKCEIFTPRLGEVNGGVGSDRNGNPGATKNLEKVPSGKVKGMIMSKKIFSKLWSSKESSGEISSCNTSESPGSSRNAEEKKSTRSRSRRNSLS; the protein is encoded by the exons ATGAAGTTCATGAAACTTGGATCGAAACCGGATTTCTTTCAGACCGATGGAGACAATATAAG GTACGTCACAACTGAGTTGGCAACTGACATAGCTGTTAATGTCGGAGATGtgaagttctatttgcataAG TTTCCTCTTTTGTCCAAGAGTGCACGCCTGCAGAAACTGGTTGCAACCACAAATGAAAGCAGCGATGAAATCCACATCCATGATATTCCTGGTGGACCTGCTGCTTTTGAAATATGTGCCAAGTTCTGTTATGGCATGACTGTCACTCTCAATGCATACAATGTGGTTGCAACTCGATGCGCAGCAGAGTATCTGGAGATGTACGAAACTATTGAGAAAGGAAACCTAGTCTACAAGGTTGAAGTGTTCCTAAACTCTAGCGTCTTCCGGAGCTGGAAAGACTCGATTATTGTTCTTCAGACTACGAGGTCTCTTGTACCATGGTCCGAGGAAGTTAAGGTGGTGAGCCACTGCCTTGATTCCATAGCTTCCAAGGCTACCATTGATACTTCCAAGGTTGAATGGTCGTATATGTATAACCACAAGAAACTACCATCTAATGGGAATGATTCACACTGGAATGGAGTGGCAAAACAACAGATGGTTCCGAAAGACTGGTGGGTGGAAGACCTCTGTGGGCTTCAACTTGATTTATACAAGCGGGTGATAACAATAATCAAGACCAAAGGAAAAATCTCTGGTGATGTAATAGGGGAAGCGTTAAAGGCATATATTACCAGAAGGTTGTCAGATTTTAGCAAGGGCATGATTCAGGGCGATGTTGTAAAGAATAAATCATTGGTGGAGACTGTAATCCACTTACTCCCTGCACGCAGTGTCCCTTGCAGTTTCTTACTTAAATTGTTAAAAGCGGCAAGACTGTTAGAATGTGGAGAAGTCGAAAAATGTGAGTTAATTCGCAAAATTGGCCAGCAGCTTGACGAGGCTACAGTTTCTGATCTTTTGATTCAACCCCCAACTGATGAAACAATGAAATATGAAGTTGACATGGTGCAAAGCCTAATTGAAGAGTTTGTGACACCCAATCGAAGTGCTCAGACTGATCCTTCAATGGAAACCGAATTCCAGGAGATTAGAAGTCCAAGGTTATCAGATACTTCCAAGGTGAAGGTGGCCAAGCTGGTTGACAGCTACCTTACTGAGATTTCATGTGATCCCAACTTACCTGCGTCAAAGTTTGTCCGTCTTGCTGAAATGGTATCAAGCTTCTCAAGACCAACTCATGATGGACTTTACCGTGCCATTGACATGTATCTAAAG GAACACCCAGGGATCAGCAAGGGTGAGAAGAAGAGAATGTGCaaattaatggactgcaggAAGTTGTCAGTAGATGCCTGCATGCATGCTGTGCAAAATGAGCGGCTGCCCTTCAGAGTCGTTGCGCAGGTACTCTTCTTTGAACAGATTAGGGCTTCAGCGTCCGGTGGCAGCACCAGTATACCTGATCTACAAGGCTCCATCAGGGCCTTACTCCCAGGTGGGTCTCATGGGAGCTCAAGGTCAACCACAACCAACACAGAAGACGACTGGGATGATGTGCCGACAGCAGAAGAAATCAAGGCTTTAAAATGTGAGATTTTCACTCCTAGGCTAGGCGAAGTGAATGGAGGAGTTGGCAGTGATAGAAATGGGAACCCCGGTGCTACAAAAAATCTTGAAAAAGTTCCATCTGGTAAAGTGAAAGGTATGATCATGTCGAAAAAGATATTTTCTAAGCTGTGGTCAAGCAAAGAAAGCAGTGGTGAAATCAGCAGTTGTAATACATCAGAGAGCCCTGGTTCTTCTCGCAATGCAGAAGAAAAAAAGTCCACCCGTTCGAGGAGTAGGAGGAATTCGCTGTCTTAG
- the LOC103416050 gene encoding BTB/POZ domain-containing protein NPY4-like isoform X1 encodes MKFMKLGSKPDFFQTDGDNIRYVTTELATDIAVNVGDVKFYLHKFPLLSKSARLQKLVATTNESSDEIHIHDIPGGPAAFEICAKFCYGMTVTLNAYNVVATRCAAEYLEMYETIEKGNLVYKVEVFLNSSVFRSWKDSIIVLQTTRSLVPWSEEVKVVSHCLDSIASKATIDTSKVEWSYMYNHKKLPSNGNDSHWNGVAKQQMVPKDWWVEDLCGLQLDLYKRVITIIKTKGKISGDVIGEALKAYITRRLSDFSKGMIQGDVVKNKSLVETVIHLLPARSVPCSFLLKLLKAARLLECGEVEKCELIRKIGQQLDEATVSDLLIQPPTDETMKYEVDMVQSLIEEFVTPNRSAQTDPSMETEFQEIRSPRLSDTSKVKVAKLVDSYLTEISCDPNLPASKFVRLAEMVSSFSRPTHDGLYRAIDMYLKEHPGISKGEKKRMCKLMDCRKLSVDACMHAVQNERLPFRVVAQVLFFEQIRASASGGSTSIPDLQGSIRALLPGGSHGSSRSTTTNTEDDWDDVPTAEEIKALKCEIFTPRLGEVNGGVGSDRNGNPGATKNLEKVPSGKVKGMIMSKKIFSKLWSSKESSGEISSCNTSESPGSSRNAEEKKSTRSRSRRNSLS; translated from the exons ATGAAGTTCATGAAACTTGGATCGAAACCGGATTTCTTTCAGACCGATGGAGACAATATAAG GTACGTCACAACTGAGTTGGCAACTGACATAGCTGTTAATGTCGGAGATGtgaagttctatttgcataAG TTTCCTCTTTTGTCCAAGAGTGCACGCCTGCAGAAACTGGTTGCAACCACAAATGAAAGCAGCGATGAAATCCACATCCATGATATTCCTGGTGGACCTGCTGCTTTTGAAATATGTGCCAAGTTCTGTTATGGCATGACTGTCACTCTCAATGCATACAATGTGGTTGCAACTCGATGCGCAGCAGAGTATCTGGAGATGTACGAAACTATTGAGAAAGGAAACCTAGTCTACAAGGTTGAAGTGTTCCTAAACTCTAGCGTCTTCCGGAGCTGGAAAGACTCGATTATTGTTCTTCAGACTACGAGGTCTCTTGTACCATGGTCCGAGGAAGTTAAGGTGGTGAGCCACTGCCTTGATTCCATAGCTTCCAAGGCTACCATTGATACTTCCAAGGTTGAATGGTCGTATATGTATAACCACAAGAAACTACCATCTAATGGGAATGATTCACACTGGAATGGAGTGGCAAAACAACAGATGGTTCCGAAAGACTGGTGGGTGGAAGACCTCTGTGGGCTTCAACTTGATTTATACAAGCGGGTGATAACAATAATCAAGACCAAAGGAAAAATCTCTGGTGATGTAATAGGGGAAGCGTTAAAGGCATATATTACCAGAAGGTTGTCAGATTTTAGCAAGGGCATGATTCAGGGCGATGTTGTAAAGAATAAATCATTGGTGGAGACTGTAATCCACTTACTCCCTGCACGCAGTGTCCCTTGCAGTTTCTTACTTAAATTGTTAAAAGCGGCAAGACTGTTAGAATGTGGAGAAGTCGAAAAATGTGAGTTAATTCGCAAAATTGGCCAGCAGCTTGACGAGGCTACAGTTTCTGATCTTTTGATTCAACCCCCAACTGATGAAACAATGAAATATGAAGTTGACATGGTGCAAAGCCTAATTGAAGAGTTTGTGACACCCAATCGAAGTGCTCAGACTGATCCTTCAATGGAAACCGAATTCCAGGAGATTAGAAGTCCAAGGTTATCAGATACTTCCAAGGTGAAGGTGGCCAAGCTGGTTGACAGCTACCTTACTGAGATTTCATGTGATCCCAACTTACCTGCGTCAAAGTTTGTCCGTCTTGCTGAAATGGTATCAAGCTTCTCAAGACCAACTCATGATGGACTTTACCGTGCCATTGACATGTATCTAAAG GAACACCCAGGGATCAGCAAGGGTGAGAAGAAGAGAATGTGCaaattaatggactgcaggAAGTTGTCAGTAGATGCCTGCATGCATGCTGTGCAAAATGAGCGGCTGCCCTTCAGAGTCGTTGCGCAGGTACTCTTCTTTGAACAGATTAGGGCTTCAGCGTCCGGTGGCAGCACCAGTATACCTGATCTACAAGGCTCCATCAGGGCCTTACTCCCAGGTGGGTCTCATGGGAGCTCAAGGTCAACCACAACCAACACAGAAGACGACTGGGATGATGTGCCGACAGCAGAAGAAATCAAGGCTTTAAAATGTGAGATTTTCACTCCTAGGCTAGGCGAAGTGAATGGAGGAGTTGGCAGTGATAGAAATGGGAACCCCGGTGCTACAAAAAATCTTGAAAAAGTTCCATCTGGTAAAGTGAAAGGTATGATCATGTCGAAAAAGATATTTTCTAAGCTGTGGTCAAGCAAAGAAAGCAGTGGTGAAATCAGCAGTTGTAATACATCAGAGAGCCCTGGTTCTTCTCGCAATGCAGAAGAAAAAAAGTCCACCCGTTCGAGGAGTAGGAGGAATTCGCTGTCTTAG
- the LOC139192182 gene encoding uncharacterized protein, producing the protein MDNEIFLNATQEPKGRRRKWEAFEEEVLLGVLEDFVARKQRCDTGAFKQGTLVEIAKAVNVLCPHSNIKANPHIESKLKKWKKTYSMVVDMINTSGFAWNDVKKCVEVDSDDAWQTYVQRNKEADGWRSKPFPLFDRFAYIFGKDRATGNVAETPAQMVEEQSHDHVGESDIGGENFVSSMNQQSQQSTPSENSQRKRKRAVGSSSDGTEAIISGLKDFYVESGKRMQMVTEALVQGTADHTDIANELEAMGLSPMDQIDALSLILDKPKNVGVFRAIKPELKKVFVQRLLSDNASG; encoded by the exons atggataacgaaatttttttgaatgctactcaagagccaaaaggaagaaggcgtaaatgggaagcatttgaggaagaagtattactaggagttcttgaggattttgttgctcggaagcaacggtgtgacaccggtgctttcaaacaaggtactttggttgaaatagcaaaagctgtcaatgttttatgtcctcattcaaatataaaggcaaatccacatattgagtccaagttgaagaaatggaaaaaaacatatagtatggtcgttgacatgataaacacaagtggatttgcatggaatgatgtcaaaaagtgcgttgaagttgacagtgatgacgcatggcaaacttatgtgcag agaaataaagaagccgatggatggagaagcaaaccttttccactgtttgatagatttgcatatatatttggaaaagatcgggctacgggtaatgtagccgaaacccctgctcaaatggtggaggaacaaagtcatgatcatgttggtgaaagtgatattggaggtgaaaattttgtttcttcaatgaaccaacaaagccaacaaagcaccccatctgaaaatagccaaagaaagaggaaaagagctgtgggaagttcaagtgatggaaccgaggcaattatcagtggactgaaagatttttatgttgaaagtgggaagaggatgcaaatggtaactgaagctttagttcaaggtactgcagatcatactgacatagctaatgaacttgaagcaatgggtctctctcctatggatcaaattgatgcattgtctcttattttggataaaccaaaaaatgtgggagtgttcagggcaatcaaaccggaactcaagaaagtgttcgtccaaaggcttttaagcgacaacgcaagcggatga